A genomic region of Microlunatus sagamiharensis contains the following coding sequences:
- a CDS encoding COG4705 family protein, producing MTTTTVNAPPGRRALWQTKVPLITATFWVIKVLSTTVGETFADFLAVNVGLGPVVTDLAMLAVLAVVLTLQLRRTRYTPWAYWSSVVLVSIVGTQLTDFFTDTLGVSLWVSTAVFAVVLAVVFTVWYRQEHTLAITSVDTPRRERFYWGAILVTFALGTAAGDLATEALSLGFRNGVWIFGALIALTYLARRLGASAVVTFWVAYVLTRPLGASLGDLLTQDTSLGGLGLGASLTSVLFLAVIVVLVAREQRLVNRFGVAEKGSGPLGGRRRDLGWALGGAVGITVLGVVLAGLHPATTASAGGAAGAPVPAGSPAVHPTTGLGDLSRFSAMVSSVQAKMAQDDLVGAKANVKDLEVAWDSAEAGLKPRDPKDWSTLDGQIDDVLTTLRAGSPVQADCAAALSTLSTTLRTFDGG from the coding sequence GTGACCACCACCACCGTGAACGCACCGCCGGGCCGACGCGCGCTCTGGCAGACCAAGGTCCCCCTCATCACGGCCACCTTCTGGGTGATCAAGGTCCTGTCGACGACCGTGGGCGAGACGTTCGCCGACTTCCTCGCCGTGAACGTCGGCCTGGGGCCGGTCGTGACCGACCTCGCGATGCTGGCCGTCCTGGCCGTCGTCCTCACCCTCCAGCTGCGCCGGACGCGCTACACCCCGTGGGCCTACTGGTCGTCCGTCGTGCTCGTCAGCATCGTCGGCACCCAGCTCACCGACTTCTTCACCGACACGCTCGGCGTCAGCCTCTGGGTGAGCACCGCCGTGTTCGCGGTCGTCCTCGCCGTCGTCTTCACCGTCTGGTACCGCCAGGAGCACACCCTGGCCATCACCTCGGTCGACACCCCGCGCCGGGAGCGCTTCTACTGGGGCGCCATCCTCGTCACCTTCGCGCTGGGCACCGCCGCGGGCGACCTCGCCACGGAGGCGCTGAGCCTGGGCTTCCGCAACGGCGTCTGGATCTTCGGCGCGCTGATCGCCCTCACCTACCTCGCGCGTCGTCTGGGCGCGAGCGCCGTGGTCACCTTCTGGGTCGCGTACGTCCTGACCCGACCGCTCGGCGCGTCCCTCGGCGACCTGCTCACCCAGGACACCTCGCTCGGCGGGCTGGGGCTGGGTGCCAGCCTGACCAGCGTCCTCTTCCTCGCCGTGATCGTCGTCCTGGTGGCCCGCGAGCAGCGGCTGGTCAACCGGTTCGGCGTGGCCGAGAAGGGGTCGGGGCCGCTCGGCGGGCGGCGCCGCGACCTCGGCTGGGCCCTGGGCGGAGCCGTCGGCATCACCGTGCTCGGCGTGGTGCTCGCCGGCCTGCACCCGGCGACGACCGCCTCGGCGGGCGGCGCCGCCGGTGCCCCCGTGCCGGCCGGGAGCCCGGCGGTGCACCCGACGACCGGTCTCGGCGACCTCAGCCGGTTCTCGGCGATGGTGTCGTCGGTGCAGGCCAAGATGGCGCAGGACGACCTCGTCGGGGCCAAGGCGAACGTCAAGGACCTCGAGGTGGCGTGGGACAGCGCCGAGGCCGGGCTCAAGCCTCGCGACCCCAAGGACTGGAGCACGCTCGACGGCCAGATCGACGACGTGCTGACCACGCTGCGCGCCGGGAGCCCGGTCCAGGCCGACTGCGCCGCGGCGTTGTCCACGCTCTCGACGACGCTGAGGACGTTCGACGGCGGCTGA
- a CDS encoding response regulator transcription factor, translated as MKILLVEDEDRLAGVVKEGLVAEGFSVDVVSDGITGLWAATANPYDAIVLDIMLPGINGYDVLKELRGRKVWTPVLMLTAKDGEYDQTDAFDLGADDYLTKPFSFLILMARLRALVRRGAPERPVLVTVGTLVLDPARRAVARGGVPITLTAREYGLLHYLMRNAGDVVSKAQILDNVWDSAYEGSDNIVEVYIGYLRKKLDTPFGLVTLHTLRGLGYRLDPDV; from the coding sequence ATGAAGATCCTGCTGGTCGAGGACGAGGACCGCCTCGCCGGCGTGGTGAAGGAGGGCCTGGTCGCCGAGGGTTTCTCCGTCGACGTCGTCAGCGACGGCATCACCGGGCTCTGGGCCGCGACCGCCAACCCGTACGACGCCATCGTGCTCGACATCATGCTGCCCGGGATCAACGGCTACGACGTGCTCAAGGAGCTGCGCGGGCGCAAGGTCTGGACCCCGGTCCTCATGCTCACGGCCAAGGACGGCGAGTACGACCAGACCGACGCCTTCGACCTCGGCGCCGACGACTACCTCACCAAGCCGTTCAGCTTCCTGATCCTGATGGCCCGGCTGCGCGCGCTCGTCCGCCGCGGCGCCCCCGAGCGACCCGTCCTCGTCACCGTCGGCACCCTGGTCCTGGACCCCGCCCGGCGCGCCGTCGCCCGCGGCGGCGTCCCCATCACCCTGACCGCCCGCGAGTACGGGCTGCTGCACTACCTCATGCGCAACGCCGGCGACGTGGTCAGCAAGGCGCAGATCCTCGACAACGTGTGGGACTCCGCCTACGAGGGCAGCGACAACATCGTCGAGGTCTACATCGGCTACCTACGCAAGAAGCTCGACACCCCGTTCGGCCTCGTCACCCTCCACACGCTCCGCGGCCTCGGGTACCGCCTCGACCCCGACGTCTGA
- a CDS encoding sensor histidine kinase, with translation MTRETQRPGLRPDLALRRPWSFDRWGSRLGVRARSVLVAVVVVVVALLLGGTGLVYALQSSLEQAVEATGRARAAEIVSRITTNGLDETVAALGDQARTDAVTLVLDASGAVVGSSRRATTTALSDQRPAVGAYTSVERDIDTLNEGGEWKVVTTALTADRQTYYVQVAVPITLQRTTVQTVAVLLLAGTPLLLLLVAGAVWVLVGRALRSVESIRTTVAEIDARALTARLDVPQTQDEIAALATTMNAMLDRLQASDRAQRAFVSDASHELRSPLATLSTAAELAGRTHDEEVRTRLLGTMNAELDRMRELVGNLMSLARAESPDAVGAVVEVDLDDLVDHEVRRLRTTSALRVEGHVEPVRVRADLSRVAQPLRNLVDNAERHADTQVALTVTTRGDEAVIWVDNDGPEVDPADRERVFERFVRLDVSRSRDVGGSGLGLAIARAAVASQGGRVQVVDHPRAWCRFEIVLPLDPADASTGAVDDPRPLPSEDSP, from the coding sequence ATGACCCGGGAGACGCAGCGACCGGGCCTGCGCCCCGACCTGGCGCTCCGCCGCCCGTGGTCGTTCGACCGGTGGGGCTCGAGGCTCGGCGTCCGGGCGCGCTCGGTCCTCGTCGCCGTCGTGGTGGTCGTCGTCGCCCTCCTGCTCGGGGGGACCGGGCTGGTGTACGCCCTGCAGTCCTCCCTCGAGCAGGCGGTCGAGGCGACCGGGCGGGCCCGGGCCGCGGAGATCGTCTCCCGCATCACGACAAACGGCCTCGACGAGACCGTGGCCGCCCTGGGCGACCAGGCCAGGACCGACGCGGTCACCCTCGTGCTCGACGCCTCGGGGGCCGTGGTCGGCTCGTCGCGCCGTGCGACCACGACCGCCCTGTCGGACCAGCGGCCCGCCGTCGGGGCGTACACCTCGGTCGAGCGCGACATCGACACCCTCAACGAGGGCGGCGAGTGGAAGGTCGTGACCACCGCGCTGACCGCCGACCGGCAGACCTACTACGTCCAGGTCGCGGTGCCCATCACCCTCCAGCGCACCACGGTCCAGACCGTGGCGGTCCTGCTGCTCGCCGGCACGCCTCTGCTCCTGCTCCTGGTCGCGGGGGCGGTGTGGGTGCTGGTCGGCCGCGCCCTGCGCTCGGTCGAGAGCATCCGGACCACGGTCGCCGAGATCGACGCGCGGGCGTTGACCGCCCGCCTCGACGTGCCGCAGACCCAGGACGAGATCGCCGCGCTGGCCACGACGATGAACGCCATGCTCGACCGGCTCCAGGCCTCGGACCGGGCCCAACGCGCCTTCGTGTCCGACGCGAGCCACGAGCTGCGCAGCCCGCTGGCCACCCTCAGCACGGCGGCCGAGCTCGCCGGGCGGACGCACGACGAGGAGGTCCGCACCCGGCTCCTGGGCACGATGAACGCCGAGCTGGACCGGATGCGCGAGCTGGTCGGGAACCTGATGTCGCTCGCCCGGGCGGAGTCGCCCGACGCCGTCGGTGCCGTCGTCGAGGTCGACCTCGACGACCTCGTCGACCACGAGGTCCGGCGGCTGCGCACCACGAGCGCCCTCCGGGTCGAGGGCCACGTCGAGCCGGTCCGGGTCCGGGCCGACCTGTCGCGGGTGGCGCAGCCGCTGCGCAACCTCGTGGACAACGCCGAGCGGCACGCCGACACCCAGGTGGCCCTCACCGTGACCACGCGGGGTGACGAGGCCGTGATCTGGGTCGACAACGACGGGCCGGAGGTCGACCCGGCCGACCGCGAGCGTGTCTTCGAGCGGTTCGTCCGTCTCGACGTCAGCCGCTCGCGCGACGTGGGCGGCAGCGGCCTGGGCCTGGCGATCGCCCGCGCGGCCGTCGCCTCGCAGGGCGGACGGGTCCAGGTCGTCGACCACCCGCGCGCCTGGTGCCGGTTCGAGATCGTGCTCCCGCTGGACCCGGCCGACGCCTCGACCGGCGCCGTCGACGACCCCCGCCCGCTCCCGTCCGAAGACTCCCCCTGA
- a CDS encoding DedA family protein, producing MLTPTCALSSLVLAPLLLPGWMDPETLIRAFGPYVLWGVAFVVFAECGLFAVLPGDSLLFTVGLFVASGAIGHSMLFVCTVVTACAIAGNVTGYWLGRLIGPPLFKPRRGLVGRILDPRHVARTEAFFDRYGNRALILARFVPVVRTFVTLVAGVGRMSFRRFITYTAIGGVLWACGVTVAGYYLGSVPLIRDNVDAVLVLIVLVSLVPMGVEWLLHRRRARLEGSGTP from the coding sequence ATGCTCACGCCCACCTGCGCGCTCTCCTCCCTGGTCCTGGCCCCGCTCCTGCTGCCGGGCTGGATGGACCCCGAGACCCTCATCCGCGCGTTCGGGCCGTACGTGCTGTGGGGCGTGGCCTTCGTCGTCTTCGCCGAGTGCGGTCTCTTCGCCGTGCTTCCGGGCGACTCGCTGCTCTTCACGGTCGGGCTCTTCGTCGCGAGCGGCGCGATCGGGCACTCCATGCTCTTCGTGTGCACCGTCGTCACCGCCTGCGCGATCGCGGGCAACGTCACCGGCTACTGGCTCGGCCGGCTGATCGGGCCGCCGCTGTTCAAGCCGCGGCGCGGGCTGGTCGGCAGGATCCTCGACCCGCGCCACGTCGCCCGGACCGAGGCCTTCTTCGACCGCTACGGCAACCGTGCGCTGATACTGGCGCGCTTCGTCCCCGTGGTGCGGACCTTCGTGACGCTCGTCGCCGGCGTGGGCCGGATGAGCTTTCGCCGCTTCATCACCTACACCGCGATCGGCGGCGTCCTGTGGGCGTGCGGGGTGACCGTCGCCGGCTACTACCTGGGCTCGGTGCCGCTGATCCGCGACAACGTCGACGCGGTGCTGGTCCTGATCGTCCTCGTCTCCCTGGTCCCGATGGGCGTCGAGTGGTTGCTGCACCGTCGTCGCGCCCGGCTCGAGGGCTCCGGCACGCCGTGA
- a CDS encoding ABC transporter permease, with translation MTTLSVHLVVALAVLTALAVVVAALSRLGTARPDAVAVARAVGQLALVSLVLTAVLGRVVWSLAFAVVMLGVAVATSARRIGAGRAWPWVLVAVASGAVPVLVVIFASGAVPWTGPAIVPMAGIVIGGCMSASSLNGRRCFAALREERDTYEGALALGLEVPVAIRLVISRHRSESLVPGLDQTRTVGLVTLPGAFVGVLLGGGSPAQAGAAQLLVLVGLLAAQTVVVVVGSWLVERGRLVPTDLVAATRRRGGPVEPWPAEGAQPGLR, from the coding sequence GTGACGACGCTGTCGGTGCACCTGGTCGTCGCCCTCGCCGTCCTCACGGCGCTGGCCGTCGTGGTCGCGGCGCTCAGCCGGCTGGGGACGGCGCGGCCCGACGCGGTGGCCGTGGCGCGGGCGGTCGGCCAGCTCGCGCTGGTCTCGCTCGTGCTGACCGCCGTGCTCGGCCGGGTCGTGTGGTCGCTGGCCTTCGCGGTGGTGATGCTCGGGGTCGCCGTCGCGACGTCGGCCCGCCGGATCGGCGCCGGCCGAGCCTGGCCCTGGGTCCTGGTCGCCGTCGCGTCCGGCGCGGTGCCCGTCCTGGTGGTGATCTTCGCCTCGGGCGCCGTGCCCTGGACCGGTCCGGCGATCGTCCCCATGGCCGGGATCGTCATCGGCGGCTGCATGAGCGCCAGCAGCCTCAACGGTCGTCGCTGCTTCGCCGCGCTGCGCGAGGAGCGGGACACCTACGAGGGGGCGCTCGCCCTCGGGCTCGAGGTCCCCGTCGCGATCCGCCTGGTCATCAGCCGGCACCGGTCCGAGTCCCTCGTGCCCGGCCTCGACCAGACCCGTACGGTCGGTCTGGTCACGCTGCCGGGTGCCTTCGTCGGGGTCCTGCTCGGCGGCGGGAGCCCGGCCCAGGCCGGGGCCGCCCAGCTGCTGGTCCTGGTCGGGCTGCTCGCGGCCCAGACCGTCGTGGTCGTGGTCGGCTCGTGGCTCGTGGAGCGCGGCCGGCTGGTCCCGACCGACCTGGTCGCGGCCACGCGTCGCCGCGGCGGTCCCGTCGAGCCGTGGCCGGCCGAGGGCGCTCAGCCCGGGCTCAGGTGA
- a CDS encoding COG4705 family protein, whose amino-acid sequence MSSPSTGTFAAANPYAGRASAASLAAKVPAITALFWVLKTLTTGMGEALSDYLAGSNLVLAVSVGVLGLAAALWLQLRTRHYVAGVYWLAVAMVAVFGTMAADAVHLVGLPYAVTTVFYLAVVVCLFLVWRRSEGTLSIHSITTRRRELFYWATVLASFALGTAAGDLTADQLRLGYLPSVAVFAVAIAVPALGWRFFRMNPVVAFWVAYVLTRPLGASVADWLGKPASHGGGLGLGDGTVAATAGGVIVVLVAYLSIRRSDVQAVEAPA is encoded by the coding sequence GTGAGCTCTCCCTCCACCGGCACGTTCGCTGCCGCCAACCCGTACGCCGGCCGGGCCAGCGCCGCGTCCCTGGCGGCGAAGGTTCCGGCGATCACCGCCCTGTTCTGGGTCCTCAAGACCCTCACCACGGGGATGGGGGAGGCGCTGTCGGACTACCTGGCTGGGTCGAACCTCGTCCTGGCCGTCTCCGTCGGCGTCCTCGGGCTGGCGGCCGCGCTCTGGCTCCAGCTGCGCACCCGCCACTACGTCGCCGGTGTCTACTGGCTCGCCGTCGCCATGGTCGCCGTCTTCGGGACCATGGCCGCCGACGCGGTGCACCTGGTCGGCCTGCCGTACGCGGTGACGACCGTCTTCTACCTCGCCGTGGTCGTCTGCCTCTTCCTGGTCTGGCGCCGCAGCGAGGGCACCCTGTCGATCCACAGCATCACGACGCGGCGCCGCGAGCTCTTCTACTGGGCCACGGTCCTGGCCAGCTTCGCGCTGGGCACCGCCGCGGGTGACCTCACCGCCGACCAGCTGCGGCTCGGCTACCTCCCCTCGGTGGCGGTGTTCGCGGTGGCGATCGCCGTGCCCGCGCTGGGCTGGCGCTTCTTCCGCATGAACCCGGTCGTCGCCTTCTGGGTCGCCTACGTCCTCACCCGCCCGCTCGGCGCCTCGGTCGCCGACTGGCTGGGCAAGCCCGCCTCGCACGGCGGGGGCCTGGGCCTGGGCGACGGAACCGTCGCGGCCACGGCCGGAGGCGTCATCGTCGTGCTCGTCGCCTACCTCTCGATCCGCCGCAGCGACGTGCAGGCCGTCGAGGCGCCGGCCTGA
- a CDS encoding DUF2127 domain-containing protein produces MDRQPVTAERFRPRGWLDRLFAIGIVAKGLNGAAELVGGLLLLLVGPDRLHRWVADLTLGELSEDPDDVVARSLLRTSDGLNGDAVLFGAVYLLVHGLVKVVLVVALLRNKIWAYPWMIGVLLAFIAYQLYRIVLSPSPGLVALTVFDALVVALTWREWRVQRAAGRREPVRSGRPGGR; encoded by the coding sequence GTGGACCGGCAACCCGTCACCGCCGAGCGGTTCCGGCCGCGCGGCTGGCTCGACCGCCTCTTCGCGATCGGGATCGTCGCGAAAGGGCTCAACGGCGCCGCCGAGCTCGTCGGCGGCCTGCTCCTGCTGCTCGTCGGCCCGGACCGCCTCCACCGCTGGGTCGCCGACCTCACCCTGGGCGAGCTCTCCGAGGACCCGGACGACGTCGTGGCCCGCTCCCTGCTGCGCACCTCCGACGGCCTGAACGGCGACGCGGTGCTCTTCGGGGCCGTGTACCTGCTGGTCCACGGCCTCGTGAAGGTCGTGCTCGTCGTGGCGCTGCTCCGCAACAAGATCTGGGCCTACCCCTGGATGATCGGCGTGCTGCTCGCCTTCATCGCCTACCAGCTCTACCGGATCGTCCTCTCGCCGTCGCCCGGCCTGGTCGCCCTCACGGTCTTCGACGCCCTGGTCGTCGCGCTGACGTGGCGCGAGTGGCGGGTGCAGCGGGCGGCTGGTCGTCGCGAGCCGGTCAGGAGCGGTCGTCCCGGCGGTCGCTAG
- a CDS encoding phosphodiester glycosidase family protein, producing MAAVLPARSYVQALTAPGDAAWTTRTVDWLRDRGASPLVDTAENLWYGLHPPSDRPPEARDLPTVSTASAPSRDGAAALPQLVDAYGGRAVAGERTWQVRRLDARGAVLLATAFVRPDPEHAGVVAAVAWVRSTSVTAHLVAGTTIPGGAAWPGHADVPPRDVPALVATFNSGWRTQDISGGFRIGNQTWPRLQPGQATAVVDGRGRVDVGVWGRDFGVSSDVVAARQNLALVVDQGQVAAGLGSNRNHQWGYRDNQHQFTYRSGIGVDRSGDLVYVAGSGMTLEVLAQALRDAGAVRAMQLDVHDGFPFFAVWEHAHGADTPTKLLASMAHDANRYLQPDQRDFFYLTLPERGR from the coding sequence ATGGCAGCGGTCCTGCCGGCCCGTTCCTACGTCCAGGCGCTGACGGCACCAGGGGACGCGGCCTGGACGACCCGCACGGTCGACTGGCTGCGGGACCGGGGTGCTTCACCGCTCGTCGACACCGCCGAGAACCTCTGGTACGGGCTGCACCCACCCTCCGACAGGCCTCCCGAGGCTCGCGACCTGCCCACGGTGAGCACGGCGTCCGCACCGAGCCGCGATGGCGCAGCAGCGCTGCCGCAGCTCGTCGACGCCTACGGCGGACGCGCCGTGGCCGGCGAAAGGACGTGGCAGGTGAGGCGGCTCGACGCCCGCGGGGCGGTCCTGCTCGCCACCGCGTTCGTCCGGCCCGACCCCGAGCACGCCGGGGTGGTCGCGGCCGTGGCCTGGGTGCGGAGCACGAGCGTGACGGCCCACCTGGTCGCCGGGACGACCATCCCGGGAGGCGCGGCCTGGCCGGGTCACGCCGACGTGCCGCCGCGCGACGTGCCCGCCCTGGTGGCGACCTTCAACTCCGGCTGGCGGACCCAGGACATCTCGGGCGGCTTCAGGATCGGGAACCAGACCTGGCCGCGGCTGCAGCCCGGGCAGGCCACCGCCGTCGTCGACGGCCGTGGTCGGGTCGACGTCGGGGTCTGGGGTCGGGACTTCGGCGTCTCGAGCGACGTCGTCGCCGCACGCCAGAACCTGGCGCTGGTGGTCGACCAGGGCCAGGTCGCGGCCGGGCTGGGCTCCAACCGGAACCACCAGTGGGGCTACCGCGACAACCAGCACCAGTTCACCTACCGCTCGGGGATCGGCGTGGACCGCTCGGGCGACCTCGTCTACGTCGCGGGCTCCGGCATGACGCTCGAGGTCCTCGCCCAGGCCCTGCGCGACGCCGGCGCCGTACGGGCGATGCAGCTCGACGTCCACGACGGCTTCCCGTTCTTCGCCGTGTGGGAGCACGCGCACGGCGCCGACACCCCCACGAAGCTCCTGGCGTCGATGGCGCACGACGCGAACCGCTACCTCCAGCCCGACCAGCGGGACTTCTTCTACCTCACGCTCCCCGAGAGAGGACGATGA
- a CDS encoding YncE family protein, giving the protein MPRRVAPRPERAALAACVTLGLVAACGTGQGADPTPAAEARPPLSGQFTPRRLPRPVPTAAEPAASPVTTTTPAGRTIEIGNAPEGIVADATTRRVVVAVRGPDELVLLDPTTLAVRGRTPLPGSLRHLQLAAAGGPVLVPDESSTSLLRVALPSGRVLSRTPTGAMPHDANQAPNGTVLVADEAGATLTAIRDDRVVATFTDVTQPGGIAHVGDVFGVVDVGENTITFDDAATLQPLTELSAGDGPTHVVADKHGRLVVVDTRGGALLLYSAPPQAAQVARVALPGQPYGVAYDARRDELWVTVTASNELVRLDLSGDQPRETARYPTVQQPNTVAVDETTGRVFVTGTTPGLLQVVDP; this is encoded by the coding sequence GTGCCCCGCCGTGTCGCTCCCCGCCCGGAGCGGGCCGCGCTCGCGGCCTGCGTGACCCTGGGCCTGGTGGCCGCCTGCGGCACCGGCCAGGGTGCTGACCCCACCCCCGCGGCCGAGGCGCGTCCGCCGCTGTCCGGGCAGTTCACGCCCCGCCGGCTGCCGAGGCCCGTGCCGACCGCGGCCGAGCCGGCCGCCTCCCCGGTGACCACGACCACCCCGGCCGGGCGCACGATCGAGATCGGCAACGCCCCGGAGGGCATCGTGGCCGACGCGACCACCCGCCGTGTGGTGGTCGCGGTGCGCGGCCCCGACGAGCTGGTCCTGCTCGACCCGACCACGCTCGCCGTCCGGGGCCGTACGCCGTTGCCCGGCTCCCTGCGTCATCTCCAGCTCGCCGCGGCGGGCGGTCCCGTGCTCGTGCCGGACGAGAGCTCGACCTCGCTGCTGCGGGTGGCGCTGCCGTCGGGGCGGGTGCTGTCACGCACCCCGACCGGGGCGATGCCGCACGACGCGAACCAGGCGCCGAACGGGACCGTGCTGGTGGCCGACGAGGCGGGCGCGACGCTCACGGCGATCCGGGACGACCGCGTCGTCGCCACCTTCACCGACGTGACCCAGCCCGGCGGCATCGCGCACGTGGGGGACGTGTTCGGGGTGGTCGACGTCGGCGAGAACACGATCACCTTCGACGACGCCGCGACCCTGCAGCCGCTGACGGAGCTCTCCGCGGGCGACGGCCCGACCCACGTCGTCGCCGACAAGCACGGACGGCTGGTGGTCGTCGACACGAGAGGGGGAGCGCTGCTGCTCTACTCCGCGCCCCCGCAGGCGGCCCAGGTCGCCCGGGTCGCGCTGCCCGGCCAGCCGTACGGGGTGGCCTACGACGCCCGCCGCGACGAGCTGTGGGTCACCGTGACCGCGAGCAACGAGCTGGTGCGTCTGGACCTGTCGGGAGACCAGCCGCGCGAGACGGCCCGCTACCCGACCGTCCAGCAGCCGAACACCGTCGCGGTGGACGAGACCACGGGCCGGGTCTTCGTCACCGGGACCACGCCCGGGCTGCTGCAGGTCGTCGACCCCTGA
- a CDS encoding DUF2254 domain-containing protein has product MNLSIRRAAQTVQDGVRTQLWPLPIFGVVLAVAAGILVPLLDVRIDEQLPGVLDTLVFNGDPGAARTVLSAVSSSLITVTSLTFSLTVVTLQLASSQFSPRLLRTFTQDLFVQVTLAIFLATFTFSLTVLRSVRSASEGGVVFVPRISVTIAFLLAVASVVSLTLFLAHLTRQIRVETMLQHVYDDAVGTMQTNLTRRDDPAEGTPAPAPPHSAQVLWARSSGFLTSIDQDDLVGVATRADARVVIERHPGSFVVQGTPLGRVWARSESPLDPETLDRLAADVAGAVNQGPERTAAQDVGYGLRQVTDIVNKALSPGVNDPTTAVHGLGQMSALLVELTTYRLDPLVLTDDDDQARVVLHRPAFAELLEVCVAQPRSYGKADVQVLSRLYTLLEDLAWHASTEQRPAVLDQLRRLDATVADQDLDDVQTARLDELGQSVRRIARRTAGDSPAS; this is encoded by the coding sequence ATGAACCTGTCGATCCGACGCGCCGCCCAGACGGTCCAGGACGGCGTACGGACCCAGCTGTGGCCGCTCCCGATCTTCGGCGTCGTCCTCGCGGTCGCGGCCGGGATCCTGGTCCCTCTGCTGGACGTCCGCATCGACGAGCAGCTCCCCGGCGTCCTCGACACCCTGGTGTTCAACGGCGACCCCGGCGCCGCCCGGACCGTGCTGAGCGCCGTCTCCAGCTCCCTGATCACCGTGACGTCGCTGACCTTCTCGCTGACGGTGGTCACCCTGCAGCTCGCGAGCAGCCAGTTCTCCCCGCGGCTCCTGCGGACCTTCACCCAGGACCTGTTCGTCCAGGTCACCCTGGCGATCTTCCTGGCCACGTTCACCTTCTCACTGACCGTGCTCCGCTCGGTGCGCTCCGCCTCCGAGGGTGGCGTCGTCTTCGTCCCGCGGATCTCGGTCACGATCGCCTTCCTCCTGGCCGTGGCCAGCGTCGTGTCCCTGACCCTCTTCCTCGCGCACCTGACCCGCCAGATCCGGGTCGAGACGATGCTGCAGCACGTCTACGACGACGCCGTCGGCACCATGCAGACCAACCTCACGCGCCGCGACGACCCCGCCGAGGGCACTCCGGCCCCAGCTCCGCCCCACTCGGCCCAGGTCCTCTGGGCCCGGTCGTCGGGCTTCCTGACCAGCATCGACCAGGACGACCTCGTCGGCGTCGCGACCAGGGCCGACGCGCGTGTCGTCATCGAACGCCACCCCGGCAGCTTCGTCGTCCAGGGGACCCCCCTCGGTCGCGTCTGGGCGCGCAGCGAGAGCCCGCTGGACCCCGAGACCCTGGACCGGCTGGCGGCCGACGTGGCCGGGGCCGTGAACCAGGGTCCCGAGCGCACAGCCGCGCAGGACGTCGGCTACGGGCTGCGGCAAGTCACCGACATCGTGAACAAGGCCCTCTCCCCCGGCGTCAACGACCCCACGACCGCGGTCCACGGGCTGGGCCAGATGTCGGCCCTCCTCGTCGAGCTGACCACCTACCGGCTGGACCCGCTCGTCCTCACCGACGACGACGACCAGGCGCGCGTCGTGCTGCACCGACCCGCCTTCGCCGAGCTGCTCGAGGTCTGCGTCGCCCAGCCCCGCTCGTACGGGAAGGCCGACGTCCAGGTGCTCTCCCGGCTCTACACGCTGCTGGAGGACCTGGCCTGGCACGCGTCGACCGAGCAACGGCCGGCCGTGCTCGACCAGCTCCGTCGCCTCGACGCCACCGTGGCCGACCAGGACCTCGACGACGTCCAGACGGCCCGGCTCGACGAGCTGGGTCAGAGCGTGCGGCGGATCGCCCGGCGTACGGCGGGTGACTCCCCCGCCTCGTAG